A genome region from Thermomonospora amylolytica includes the following:
- a CDS encoding SDR family oxidoreductase, with amino-acid sequence MIALVTGANRGIGREVCRQLAALGHTVLLTARSQEAAAAAAAELGPHVRPLRLDVTRADDVARAAEEVAERHGRLDALVNNAAITYDTWQRAATADLDVVRRAAETNLYGPWRLTQALLPLLRRSEHPRVVNVSSEAASLTGMGGGTPAYTASKTALNALTRMLAAELRPDGILVNAICPGWVATDMGGPGGRPVADGAAGIVWAATLPDDGPTGGFFRDGRPLPW; translated from the coding sequence ATGATCGCGCTGGTCACCGGGGCGAACCGGGGCATCGGACGGGAGGTGTGCCGGCAGCTCGCGGCGCTGGGCCACACCGTCCTGCTCACCGCGCGCTCGCAGGAGGCAGCCGCCGCAGCGGCCGCCGAGCTCGGCCCGCACGTGCGGCCGCTGCGGCTGGACGTCACCCGCGCCGACGACGTCGCACGGGCGGCCGAGGAGGTCGCCGAGCGGCACGGACGCCTGGACGCGCTGGTCAACAACGCCGCCATCACCTACGACACCTGGCAGCGCGCCGCCACCGCCGACCTGGACGTGGTGCGGCGGGCGGCCGAGACCAACCTGTACGGCCCGTGGCGTCTCACCCAGGCCCTGCTCCCGCTGCTGCGCCGCAGCGAACACCCCCGGGTGGTCAACGTCTCCAGCGAGGCCGCCTCGCTGACCGGCATGGGCGGCGGCACGCCCGCCTACACCGCCTCCAAGACCGCCCTCAACGCCCTGACCCGGATGCTGGCCGCCGAGCTGCGCCCCGACGGGATCCTGGTCAACGCGATCTGCCCCGGCTGGGTCGCCACCGACATGGGCGGCCCCGGCGGCCGTCCCGTCGCCGACGGCGCGGCCGGCATCGTGTGGGCCGCCACGCTTCCCGACGACGGCCCCACCGGCGGCTTCTTCCGCGACGGCCGCCCTCTGCCCTGGTGA
- a CDS encoding VOC family protein — translation MPVELNHTIVHARDKRESAEFLAGVLGLEVGDEWGPFIPVTTANGVTLDFADAGAGPITAQHYAFLLPEAEFDAAFDRLRRAGVAYYADPYLRRPGEINHAHGGRGLYFLDPAGHVMEILTRA, via the coding sequence GTGCCGGTCGAGCTGAACCACACCATCGTTCACGCCCGGGACAAGCGGGAGTCCGCCGAGTTCCTGGCGGGCGTCCTGGGGCTCGAGGTCGGTGACGAGTGGGGCCCGTTCATCCCCGTCACCACCGCCAACGGCGTGACCCTGGACTTCGCCGACGCGGGCGCCGGGCCGATCACCGCCCAGCACTACGCGTTCCTGCTCCCCGAGGCGGAGTTCGACGCGGCGTTCGACCGGCTCCGGCGGGCCGGGGTCGCCTACTACGCGGACCCGTACCTCCGGCGGCCGGGCGAGATCAACCATGCCCACGGCGGACGCGGCCTGTACTTCCTGGATCCGGCCGGGCACGTCATGGAGATCCTGACCCGCGCCTAG
- a CDS encoding helix-turn-helix transcriptional regulator codes for MTSIRRDELARFLRAHRAKVGPADVGLEPGVRRRTPGLRREEVALMAGVGVTWYTWLEQGRDINPSPEVLAAIARTLRLSDAERDYLFRLAGRQPPSPRTRGDVPDHLRRLVDALDPAPAFLQDVRWDLLAWNETAESLYRFSDWAEEDRNGAWLVFASSDIRDTMADWAAHARRVVGEYLESFALHPEDARMGEVLRRLRAFPEAARWLDERAVHSRAGGVAKRFEHPEAGPLHLDQVVLRPADAPDLTMIVLQPRPGTDTAHRLTALADARRRTPA; via the coding sequence ATGACGTCCATCCGCCGTGATGAGCTCGCCCGTTTCCTGCGCGCGCACCGGGCCAAGGTCGGCCCGGCCGACGTGGGGCTGGAGCCGGGGGTGCGGCGCCGCACCCCCGGGCTGCGGCGCGAGGAGGTCGCGCTGATGGCGGGCGTCGGGGTGACCTGGTACACGTGGCTGGAGCAGGGCCGCGACATCAACCCCTCCCCCGAGGTGCTGGCCGCCATCGCCCGGACGCTGCGGCTGTCGGACGCCGAACGGGACTACCTGTTCCGGCTGGCCGGACGGCAGCCGCCCTCCCCGCGCACCCGCGGCGACGTGCCCGACCACCTGCGGCGACTGGTGGACGCGCTGGACCCGGCCCCCGCGTTCCTGCAGGACGTCCGCTGGGACCTGCTGGCCTGGAACGAGACCGCCGAGTCGCTGTACCGGTTCTCGGACTGGGCCGAGGAGGACCGCAACGGCGCCTGGCTGGTGTTCGCCTCGTCCGACATCCGGGACACGATGGCGGACTGGGCGGCGCACGCCCGCCGGGTGGTCGGCGAGTATCTGGAGAGTTTCGCGCTGCACCCCGAGGACGCCCGGATGGGCGAGGTGCTGCGGCGGCTGCGCGCATTCCCCGAGGCCGCCCGCTGGCTGGACGAACGCGCCGTGCACTCGCGCGCCGGCGGCGTCGCCAAGCGGTTCGAGCATCCCGAGGCGGGCCCCCTGCACCTGGACCAGGTGGTGCTGCGCCCGGCGGACGCCCCCGACCTGACCATGATCGTCCTCCAGCCCCGGCCGGGCACCGACACCGCCCACCGTCTGACCGCCCTGGCCGACGCCCGCCGCAGGACCCCCGCCTGA
- a CDS encoding NAD(P)H-binding protein yields the protein MILVTGATGNVGAEVVRALAASGVPVRALVRDASRAEPRPGVEYVTGDLNRPESVKPALDGARALFLLPGYPGLPELLAEARRAGAERAVLLSGGSAGSGDLSNAITRYMAESERAVRESGLAWTFLRPSAFMSNTFQWIPQLRAGDVVRAPFAGVRIANVDPYDIAAVAVAALLTDGHEGKVHLPTGPEALSAADRVRILGSVLGRDLRFEAQPDDEARAEMLKTTPVEYVDAFFDFYVAGSLDESVVRPTVQDVTGRPPRTFEQWALAHAEAFR from the coding sequence ATGATCTTGGTGACGGGTGCCACGGGGAACGTGGGCGCCGAAGTGGTCCGCGCCCTGGCCGCGTCCGGCGTCCCGGTACGGGCGCTGGTCCGCGACGCCTCCCGGGCGGAGCCGCGGCCGGGCGTCGAGTACGTCACCGGAGACCTGAACCGGCCCGAGTCGGTGAAACCCGCGCTCGACGGGGCGCGGGCGCTGTTCCTGCTGCCCGGCTACCCGGGACTGCCGGAGCTGCTGGCCGAGGCGCGCCGGGCGGGCGCGGAACGGGCGGTGCTGCTGTCGGGCGGTTCGGCGGGCAGCGGCGACCTGAGCAACGCGATCACCCGCTACATGGCCGAGTCGGAACGGGCCGTGCGCGAATCCGGGCTGGCATGGACCTTCCTGCGGCCCAGCGCGTTCATGTCCAACACCTTCCAGTGGATCCCGCAGCTGCGGGCCGGCGACGTCGTGCGCGCCCCGTTCGCCGGAGTCCGCATCGCGAACGTCGATCCGTACGACATCGCGGCGGTCGCCGTGGCGGCGCTGCTGACCGACGGGCACGAGGGCAAGGTCCACCTGCCCACCGGGCCCGAGGCGCTGTCGGCGGCCGATCGGGTGCGGATCCTGGGCTCGGTGCTCGGCCGGGACCTGCGGTTCGAGGCGCAGCCCGACGACGAGGCCCGCGCGGAAATGCTCAAGACCACGCCGGTCGAGTACGTGGACGCGTTCTTCGACTTCTACGTCGCCGGCTCGCTGGACGAGTCGGTGGTGCGGCCGACGGTCCAGGACGTGACCGGCCGGCCGCCCCGCACCTTCGAACAGTGGGCGCTCGCGCACGCGGAGGCGTTCCGCTGA